A window of the Butyricimonas virosa genome harbors these coding sequences:
- the ftcD gene encoding glutamate formimidoyltransferase, with product MKKLIECVPNFSEGNDMHIIDQITAEIKAVEGVSLIDVDPGKATNRTVVTMVGTPEEVCEAAFRAVKKASELIDMKKHKGAHPRFGATDVCPLVPVSNITMEETVEYARALAKRIGEELNIPVYCYENAAFTPERKNLATCRAGEYEALGERLSSEQWHPDFGPRELNEWTAKTGATAVGARNFLVAYNVNLNTTSTRRANAIAFDVRERGRAKREGNPITGKIVKDANGKNVMIPGTLKSVKAIGWYIEEYGIAQISMNLTDISVTSVHEAFDEVCRKAQDRGIRVTGSELVGVIPLKAMLDAGRYFLRKQQRSTGVSDKELIKIAVKSLGLDELYPFEPRKKIIEYILEDEMNQGKKFLIDMNLREFADETASESPAPGGGSISAYMGALASSLATMVANLSSHKRGWDDRWEEFSNWAERGKAYQVELIKMVDEDTNAFNRIMDAFGLPKKTEEEKAARHQAIQDATKFATEVPFKTMMLCYECMEVVKAMAEIGNPNSVTDAGVGALAARSGVIGAFLNVKINAAGLDNKEYANDIISRGEKVVEMAKQMETDILNIVNSKI from the coding sequence ATGAAAAAATTAATTGAATGCGTTCCGAATTTCAGTGAAGGGAACGATATGCACATTATAGATCAGATTACAGCAGAAATCAAGGCTGTTGAAGGAGTTAGTCTTATTGACGTGGATCCGGGGAAAGCAACGAACCGTACGGTGGTTACCATGGTAGGTACTCCGGAAGAAGTATGTGAAGCTGCTTTCCGTGCTGTTAAGAAAGCATCCGAGTTGATCGATATGAAAAAACACAAGGGAGCGCATCCCCGTTTCGGAGCTACTGACGTTTGTCCTTTGGTTCCGGTATCAAACATCACGATGGAAGAAACCGTGGAATACGCTCGTGCTTTGGCAAAACGTATCGGGGAAGAATTGAATATTCCAGTATATTGCTACGAGAATGCTGCCTTTACCCCGGAAAGAAAGAACCTGGCTACTTGCCGTGCCGGAGAATATGAAGCTCTTGGAGAGCGTTTGAGCAGTGAACAATGGCATCCCGATTTCGGTCCCCGCGAGTTGAACGAGTGGACGGCTAAAACCGGAGCTACTGCCGTGGGAGCCCGCAATTTCTTGGTAGCTTATAACGTGAACTTAAATACGACTTCTACCCGTCGTGCCAACGCTATCGCTTTTGACGTGCGCGAAAGAGGAAGAGCTAAAAGAGAAGGAAATCCTATTACCGGAAAGATCGTGAAAGATGCAAACGGTAAAAATGTGATGATCCCCGGTACTCTGAAATCAGTTAAAGCTATCGGTTGGTATATCGAAGAATACGGAATTGCCCAGATTTCCATGAATTTAACAGATATTTCCGTAACTTCCGTACATGAAGCTTTTGACGAAGTATGCCGTAAAGCACAGGATCGCGGTATTCGTGTAACCGGTTCTGAGTTAGTAGGTGTAATTCCATTAAAAGCGATGTTGGATGCCGGACGTTATTTCTTGCGTAAACAACAACGCTCTACCGGAGTATCTGATAAAGAATTGATCAAGATTGCCGTGAAATCTTTAGGTTTGGATGAATTGTATCCGTTCGAACCCAGAAAGAAAATCATCGAGTATATTCTGGAAGATGAGATGAATCAAGGTAAGAAATTCTTGATTGACATGAATCTTCGGGAGTTTGCCGATGAAACTGCATCAGAATCTCCAGCTCCTGGTGGTGGTTCTATTTCTGCATACATGGGAGCTCTTGCTTCTTCACTGGCCACGATGGTTGCTAACTTGTCTTCTCACAAACGCGGTTGGGATGATCGTTGGGAAGAATTCAGTAATTGGGCTGAAAGAGGAAAAGCTTATCAAGTTGAATTAATCAAAATGGTTGACGAGGATACTAATGCTTTCAATCGGATTATGGATGCCTTCGGATTGCCGAAGAAAACAGAAGAAGAAAAAGCAGCTCGTCACCAAGCAATTCAAGATGCAACCAAGTTCGCTACTGAAGTGCCGTTCAAAACGATGATGCTTTGCTACGAATGTATGGAAGTGGTGAAAGCCATGGCCGAGATCGGTAACCCGAATTCTGTAACGGATGCCGGAGTCGGTGCTTTGGCCGCTCGTTCCGGAGTAATCGGTGCATTCTTGAACGTGAAGATCAATGCTGCCGGACTGGATAACAAAGAATATGCAAACGATATTATTTCCAGGGGTGAAAAAGTAGTTGAAATGGCCAAACAAATGGAAACGGATATTTTGAATATCGTGAATTCAAAAATCTAA
- the hutI gene encoding imidazolonepropionase yields MKTLIINIKQLVQVEEEPRKWVAGADMAKLGIIDDAYLLINEDKIEAFGKMNELNQDAIYEGTDTVKEIDAKGRLVLPAYCDSHTHLVYAGSREIEYIDKIKGLSYEEIAQRGGGILNSAERIRKASEEELYDSAYARLQEIASLGTGAVEIKSGYGLDTASELKMLRVIKRLSKETPLTIKSTFLGAHAVPVEYKGRQTEYVDLIINEMIPAVAAEDLADYIDVFCDKGFFTVEDTDRMLNAGMKYGLRAKIHANELDYSGGIQVGVKYNALSVDHLEYVGDEEIAALKGSETMPTVLPGAAFFLNMPYSPVRKMINAGLPVALASDFNPGSSPSGNMKFVMSLGCVNYKMLPEEVINATTINSAYAMGVEEELGSIAVGKKANFYITTPITGIEYLPYAYGTDLVEAVFLNGEQI; encoded by the coding sequence ATGAAAACATTAATTATAAACATAAAGCAACTTGTTCAGGTTGAGGAAGAACCACGTAAATGGGTTGCGGGTGCCGACATGGCAAAACTAGGTATCATTGATGATGCCTACCTTCTGATTAACGAGGATAAAATAGAAGCTTTCGGTAAAATGAACGAATTGAATCAAGATGCAATTTACGAAGGTACAGACACGGTGAAAGAAATAGATGCCAAAGGACGTTTGGTTCTCCCCGCCTACTGTGATTCCCATACGCACTTGGTATATGCCGGAAGTCGGGAAATAGAATATATTGACAAAATCAAAGGTTTATCATACGAGGAAATTGCCCAAAGAGGTGGTGGCATTTTGAATTCGGCAGAACGTATTCGAAAAGCATCAGAAGAAGAGTTATATGATTCAGCTTATGCTCGTTTACAAGAAATCGCCTCTCTCGGAACCGGAGCCGTGGAAATCAAGAGCGGTTACGGGTTGGACACGGCGAGTGAACTCAAGATGTTGCGCGTGATTAAAAGATTAAGCAAAGAAACTCCTTTAACCATAAAGTCAACCTTCTTGGGAGCGCATGCAGTTCCGGTTGAATACAAGGGACGGCAGACAGAATACGTGGATTTAATCATCAATGAAATGATACCGGCTGTTGCTGCCGAAGATTTGGCTGATTATATAGATGTGTTCTGTGATAAAGGTTTTTTCACAGTGGAAGATACGGATAGGATGTTGAATGCCGGAATGAAATACGGATTGCGTGCGAAGATTCATGCTAATGAACTGGACTACTCGGGTGGTATTCAAGTTGGGGTAAAATATAATGCTCTTTCCGTGGATCATCTTGAATATGTCGGGGATGAAGAAATCGCTGCATTGAAAGGTAGCGAGACCATGCCAACCGTGTTGCCGGGAGCTGCCTTCTTTTTGAATATGCCTTATTCTCCTGTTCGTAAAATGATCAATGCGGGACTTCCTGTTGCTTTGGCTTCGGATTTTAATCCCGGCTCCTCTCCTTCCGGAAACATGAAATTCGTGATGTCTCTCGGATGTGTGAATTATAAAATGTTACCGGAAGAAGTGATTAATGCGACCACTATCAACTCGGCATACGCCATGGGCGTAGAAGAAGAGTTGGGTAGTATCGCCGTGGGCAAAAAAGCAAATTTTTATATAACTACTCCGATTACGGGAATAGAGTACCTTCCGTATGCTTATGGGACTGATTTAGTTGAAGCAGTATTTTTAAACGGAGAACAAATTTAA
- a CDS encoding DUF4249 domain-containing protein, with protein sequence MKKEVIRIFLVLLTWELLLNGCEQKLHLDLNAQSPVLVVNSILMADNDSVRVRVTWTKNVYEQGDFPVEANASVKLYKNNRFVGACQYQKEGWYVIVHHVEATEVYRIEVDIPGRPLVWGETRVPAPLLNASIECDSLQERIINRWTDREEEKNYYWLSSTHSSLNGVPDTLHMELVSYLQTNSTLPDAFNRSFDFDEEIPAEYDYYLRVEDSGLSGKEIELSYKGRRSGYYHWRPDTGCYKSTRFILSLDENYDRYLKSSIVNDDYLSAMDSEPLFYAPLWTYSNIHGGTGLVASYSKYEDLFIQVFTKREE encoded by the coding sequence ATGAAAAAAGAAGTTATTAGAATATTTCTCGTGTTATTAACATGGGAATTATTATTAAATGGATGTGAGCAAAAATTACACCTTGATTTAAATGCACAATCTCCTGTTCTGGTTGTAAATAGTATTTTAATGGCTGATAACGATTCCGTTCGTGTGCGGGTCACTTGGACAAAAAACGTCTACGAACAGGGTGATTTTCCCGTAGAGGCAAATGCTTCGGTAAAATTATACAAAAATAATCGTTTCGTAGGGGCATGTCAGTATCAGAAAGAGGGATGGTATGTCATAGTCCATCATGTGGAGGCAACCGAAGTTTACCGGATAGAAGTAGATATTCCCGGCAGACCTCTTGTTTGGGGGGAAACTAGAGTACCTGCTCCCTTGTTGAATGCGAGCATAGAATGTGACAGCCTGCAGGAACGGATTATCAATCGGTGGACTGATCGGGAAGAAGAAAAAAACTATTATTGGTTGTCTTCCACCCATTCTTCTCTGAATGGGGTCCCGGACACTTTGCATATGGAACTTGTGTCGTATCTTCAAACGAATAGCACGCTACCCGATGCCTTTAACCGCAGTTTTGACTTTGACGAAGAAATTCCGGCTGAATACGATTATTATTTAAGAGTAGAGGATAGCGGTTTGTCGGGGAAAGAGATCGAGTTAAGCTATAAGGGACGGCGTTCGGGGTATTATCACTGGAGACCGGACACGGGATGCTATAAAAGTACCCGTTTCATATTAAGCCTTGATGAAAATTACGATCGTTATTTGAAATCGTCGATTGTAAACGATGATTATCTATCAGCAATGGATTCTGAACCTCTGTTTTATGCTCCTTTGTGGACTTATTCTAACATACATGGGGGAACCGGGCTGGTAGCCTCTTATTCAAAATATGAAGATTTATTCATTCAAGTATTCACGAAACGGGAGGAATAG
- a CDS encoding TonB-dependent receptor, whose product MKIYSFKYSRNGRNSKMKRILFIFNILIGIVFTSFAQNVTVSGYIENKATGERLINATIVETKSGRGTSCNRYGFFSLSLPRGENRLSVSHVGFTHVESTINLQTDTLIVMSLMPGNYLEEVLVVEKKNAFSSAVGKHSLSLDWVKRMPAVLGEADVLKSLHFLPGVNPGQEGLTGFSVRGGSPDNTQFLLDGLPVYNVNHAYGYFSAFNGDALQDVTLYTGDLLARYGGSLSSVLEVTMREGNRKKYSGDIHVSPVAGSVVVEGPLKKDKASFLISGRRTWLDGLLWTGQKIAGSDFSTGYNFYDLNAKVNWEINPYNRLYISMYNSRDSRFATWKAKDSEHSDRFRFYWGNLSVSGRWNHLFSSTFFSNITLYYSQFNNSQIMTVYNESVSQREQSKTNSQLRDWTLKTDSEISIGEKHRTQFGTVCSIKYYAPEMSYIGSVNLNEYVRDTTTGNVYSIETYLEDHWQLNDQWSVDAGVRFSLLAVPQARYYSLQPRLSISYRAGENMILKTSWAKMQQSQHTLISNSMGMNTDLWVPVTQRVAPASSDLFSIGCFYAFANTWNFSIEGYFHRMDHVVRYQDGILFLKTKDRSWQDYVDIGKGRAYGVEVMAKKTAGALTGWVSYSWSKSERRFDHVNNGEWFPFEYDRRHKLNVTTKYILPIKEKCKFNKSFSINFTLATGNYISIGKQFYHAAPMPESFQTDADNTQYREYIERPNNFRMPAYHHLDISYALDNRKGKGSSWVFGIYNLYTRKNPSIIYHKQTKEGVTTRSWSLLPFVPSVTWSYHF is encoded by the coding sequence ATGAAGATTTATTCATTCAAGTATTCACGAAACGGGAGGAATAGTAAGATGAAACGTATTTTGTTTATATTCAATATTCTGATTGGAATTGTATTTACTTCTTTCGCACAAAACGTGACGGTGAGCGGGTATATCGAGAACAAGGCAACAGGAGAACGACTGATAAATGCCACGATCGTTGAAACGAAAAGCGGGCGGGGAACAAGTTGTAACCGATATGGTTTCTTTTCACTCTCCTTACCTCGTGGAGAAAATCGTTTATCTGTAAGTCACGTGGGATTTACCCATGTAGAATCTACTATTAACTTGCAAACAGACACATTGATTGTTATGTCGTTAATGCCCGGAAATTATCTGGAAGAAGTGCTGGTTGTGGAGAAAAAAAATGCCTTTTCATCTGCCGTGGGAAAACATTCCTTATCTCTGGATTGGGTAAAACGAATGCCTGCGGTCCTAGGGGAGGCTGACGTATTAAAATCCCTTCATTTCCTCCCCGGTGTGAATCCCGGTCAGGAAGGGTTAACCGGTTTTAGCGTGAGGGGTGGTAGTCCCGACAACACTCAATTCTTACTGGATGGTCTTCCCGTGTATAATGTGAATCACGCTTACGGGTATTTTTCCGCTTTTAATGGAGATGCCTTGCAAGATGTTACGCTTTACACGGGTGATCTTCTCGCTCGTTACGGAGGTAGCTTGTCCTCCGTGCTGGAAGTGACTATGCGGGAAGGGAATCGTAAAAAATATTCGGGAGACATTCATGTTAGCCCGGTGGCCGGCTCCGTGGTTGTGGAAGGGCCTTTGAAAAAAGATAAGGCCTCGTTCCTCATATCGGGAAGAAGAACTTGGTTGGACGGTTTACTATGGACGGGACAAAAGATCGCCGGAAGTGATTTCTCGACAGGTTATAATTTTTATGATTTAAATGCTAAAGTAAATTGGGAAATCAACCCCTATAATCGATTGTATATAAGCATGTACAATAGCCGGGATTCTCGTTTCGCAACATGGAAAGCAAAGGATTCCGAACATTCCGACCGTTTCCGGTTTTACTGGGGTAATCTTAGTGTTTCGGGGCGGTGGAATCATCTCTTCAGCTCGACCTTTTTCTCTAATATCACCTTGTATTATAGTCAATTCAATAATAGTCAGATCATGACGGTATATAACGAGAGTGTCTCTCAACGGGAGCAATCGAAGACAAATTCACAGTTACGGGATTGGACCTTGAAAACCGATTCGGAAATTTCTATCGGGGAGAAACACCGCACCCAATTCGGAACGGTTTGCTCTATTAAATATTATGCCCCGGAAATGTCATATATCGGTAGTGTAAACTTGAATGAGTACGTGAGAGACACGACAACCGGTAATGTATATTCGATAGAAACTTATCTGGAAGATCATTGGCAACTAAATGATCAGTGGAGCGTGGATGCCGGAGTTCGTTTTAGTTTACTGGCGGTGCCTCAAGCTCGTTATTATTCCTTGCAGCCTCGTCTTTCTATTTCATATCGGGCAGGAGAAAACATGATATTAAAGACTTCATGGGCAAAGATGCAACAATCTCAGCATACATTAATAAGTAATTCGATGGGCATGAATACCGATTTGTGGGTTCCTGTTACCCAACGGGTAGCTCCCGCGTCTTCGGATTTATTCTCGATAGGTTGTTTCTACGCCTTTGCAAATACTTGGAATTTTTCGATAGAGGGATATTTCCACCGGATGGATCACGTGGTACGTTACCAAGACGGCATTCTTTTTCTTAAAACAAAGGACAGGAGCTGGCAGGATTATGTAGACATTGGCAAAGGACGAGCTTATGGAGTGGAGGTTATGGCAAAGAAAACAGCCGGAGCCTTAACGGGATGGGTTTCCTATTCGTGGTCAAAATCGGAACGTCGTTTTGATCATGTAAATAACGGGGAATGGTTCCCGTTTGAGTATGATCGTCGGCATAAGTTGAACGTAACGACCAAGTACATACTCCCGATCAAGGAAAAATGTAAGTTTAACAAATCATTTTCAATTAATTTTACGCTTGCGACCGGGAATTACATCTCGATAGGGAAACAATTCTATCATGCGGCCCCGATGCCTGAAAGTTTTCAAACAGATGCAGACAACACACAATACCGGGAATATATTGAGCGTCCGAATAATTTTCGAATGCCTGCCTATCATCATTTGGATATATCATACGCTCTGGATAATCGAAAAGGAAAGGGAAGTTCATGGGTATTCGGCATTTATAATTTGTATACCCGCAAGAATCCTTCCATCATATACCACAAACAGACGAAAGAAGGAGTGACTACCCGGAGTTGGAGTTTACTTCCATTTGTACCATCCGTAACGTGGAGTTACCATTTTTAG
- a CDS encoding FecR domain-containing protein, with protein sequence MKNELLAKYILGEVNMKEGQRVEQWLEESEDHQREFRQLKRRIELGSKRYKYGVFAPRQAIQKVKFPAKAYHLRILQVAATIIVLISSVLWVWNKSSLQETVLLSRTGKMKAFYLPDSSHVTLTGDSRLTYDSQFGKTNRELSLRGKAFFRVKQDSSKPFIVETSLIQVEVLGTSFQVIAEKLQAEVFVEKGRVKITTQDKKQESVLETGMSVKYGKKDGELMISTKEDKGEIQILKFDNAPLSEVIETLNEYYSCHVTLPANYATLRITVVFKEVSLEEAIEIINRTLDIQLTI encoded by the coding sequence ATGAAAAATGAATTACTAGCAAAATATATTCTTGGTGAGGTAAACATGAAAGAAGGGCAAAGAGTGGAACAATGGTTGGAAGAAAGTGAAGATCACCAACGTGAATTTCGACAACTCAAGCGCCGTATAGAATTAGGTTCTAAGCGTTACAAATATGGAGTTTTTGCCCCTCGGCAGGCAATACAAAAAGTGAAATTTCCTGCGAAGGCGTACCACTTGCGAATTTTACAAGTGGCTGCCACTATCATTGTTTTAATATCAAGTGTATTATGGGTTTGGAATAAATCGTCACTTCAGGAAACGGTTTTACTCTCCCGAACTGGGAAAATGAAAGCATTTTATTTACCGGATAGTTCCCATGTGACATTAACCGGAGATAGTCGCTTGACTTATGATTCTCAATTCGGAAAGACGAATAGAGAACTTTCCTTACGAGGAAAGGCATTTTTCCGTGTAAAACAGGACTCTAGCAAACCTTTTATCGTGGAAACATCCTTAATTCAAGTAGAGGTATTGGGTACTTCCTTTCAAGTGATTGCAGAAAAACTTCAAGCTGAAGTTTTTGTCGAAAAAGGACGAGTGAAAATTACCACTCAAGACAAAAAACAAGAAAGTGTCCTTGAAACTGGAATGTCCGTTAAGTATGGAAAAAAAGATGGGGAATTAATGATCTCCACGAAAGAAGATAAAGGGGAAATACAAATCCTTAAATTTGATAATGCCCCCTTATCTGAAGTCATCGAAACACTGAACGAATACTACAGTTGTCACGTAACACTACCCGCAAACTATGCAACTCTCCGAATAACCGTTGTTTTCAAAGAAGTTTCACTAGAAGAGGCGATCGAAATTATTAACAGGACTTTAGATATTCAATTAACAATTTAA
- a CDS encoding carboxypeptidase-like regulatory domain-containing protein, whose translation MKGNAQEVFSFTFRETPVEEVLGKIEQQTGYIFSYSPSILHQCSLKTISIKQANLEQVLNLLFKSSNISWEKLGRYIILKQGKRFFIVYGRIYDRGSRERLIGASVYDSRLHVGAATNNYGFYTLIVPEGEVCLNYSYVGYQRASFQFYLKSDTVIHIELKPMLNLDEIVVVQPNIPGWVKNSQPGQVEFPIFTATVIPKLLGESDLLKAVQLFPGVRVGMEGIAGILVRGGNRDENQFLIDDIPLYNANHLLGFFSVFNSDAVKNVNFYKSSFPARYGGHLSSIMDIRLKEGNLQEYHGSFSIGLLSSKFNIEGPIERNRSSFNITARRTYLDLLGAPIYAAINNTKDSKEKIGYNFTDINIKLTRIFSQQNALSLILFYGNDYLKYKKDEKESYYIEPDRTRDYMRGTWGNWGVGLRWDKMISTGLYANTVLSYNQYRAFMNKKYRHENASGDTIRLKKIRFKSGQEEWRLKSDLTWAMKHWSRLYFGGHYIYHVFTPEKRTTLNRIEEEMPSRKLVNYKEYAHELALYLEDKITIQEKWIVHPGIRAILFYVGSTNYFSLEPRFSIQYNWTDHWETKASYTLMSQYIHQLGSSTMNMPTDLWVPVSDNVKPMKSHQCVLGIYYHPCTQWHFSLEGFYKTHNHLLNDYNGVDVTLEYSDWKENVHSGKGHSYGLEWMGQKTGGRTNGWINYTLSRAYRWFPDGSINQGRRFPAKYDSRHMLNLVLLHKFSNFFDISATWTFNNGFYTTQPLERYNTPTHLPGEKGEEKKDIIFHIEKRNNMKTPDYHRLDLGFNFHRRRKHGISTWSINLYNAYCRQNTIELSPDYDSKYGNREERQYFSNDWLFPIIPSFSYTFTF comes from the coding sequence ATGAAAGGAAATGCTCAAGAAGTTTTTTCATTTACATTTCGTGAAACTCCTGTGGAGGAAGTGTTGGGAAAAATCGAGCAACAAACAGGATATATATTTTCATATTCACCGTCTATTTTACATCAATGCTCCCTAAAGACAATATCTATAAAACAGGCTAATTTAGAACAAGTTTTAAACCTTTTGTTTAAATCATCAAATATCTCCTGGGAGAAATTAGGAAGATATATCATTTTAAAACAGGGAAAACGTTTTTTCATTGTTTATGGAAGAATATATGACAGAGGATCCCGGGAAAGACTGATTGGAGCCTCCGTTTATGATTCTCGGTTGCACGTGGGCGCAGCGACCAATAATTACGGATTCTACACGTTGATAGTACCGGAAGGAGAAGTTTGTTTAAACTATTCCTATGTGGGTTATCAAAGGGCCTCATTTCAATTCTATTTGAAATCGGATACCGTGATTCATATCGAATTGAAACCCATGTTGAACTTAGACGAAATTGTTGTGGTTCAACCTAATATTCCCGGATGGGTAAAGAATTCGCAACCGGGACAAGTGGAATTTCCTATTTTTACAGCAACAGTGATTCCAAAACTTTTAGGAGAAAGTGATCTGCTGAAAGCGGTTCAACTATTTCCCGGTGTACGGGTAGGTATGGAGGGAATAGCTGGAATATTGGTTCGAGGGGGAAATCGGGATGAAAATCAATTTCTGATAGATGATATTCCGTTGTATAATGCGAATCATTTATTGGGATTTTTTTCGGTATTCAATTCTGATGCTGTGAAAAACGTAAACTTTTACAAATCAAGTTTTCCCGCCCGTTATGGTGGACATCTTTCTTCTATCATGGACATACGTTTGAAGGAAGGTAATTTACAAGAATATCATGGTAGTTTTTCTATTGGTCTTTTGTCCAGTAAATTTAATATTGAAGGCCCCATTGAAAGAAATCGTAGCTCATTTAATATCACAGCTAGAAGGACTTACTTGGATTTATTAGGAGCTCCTATTTATGCTGCGATAAATAACACGAAGGATAGCAAAGAAAAGATTGGGTATAATTTCACGGATATAAACATTAAACTCACTCGCATTTTTTCACAACAGAATGCTTTATCTCTTATTCTATTTTACGGGAATGACTATTTGAAATATAAAAAGGATGAGAAAGAATCCTATTATATTGAACCTGACCGCACTCGGGATTATATGCGTGGGACTTGGGGAAATTGGGGTGTCGGATTGCGATGGGACAAAATGATCTCCACGGGATTATATGCGAATACAGTGCTTTCTTATAACCAGTATCGGGCTTTTATGAATAAAAAATACCGCCATGAAAATGCATCGGGTGATACCATCCGGTTAAAAAAGATCCGTTTCAAATCTGGTCAAGAGGAGTGGAGGTTGAAAAGTGATCTTACTTGGGCCATGAAGCATTGGAGCCGTTTGTATTTTGGGGGACATTACATTTATCATGTTTTCACACCAGAAAAACGAACAACTCTCAATAGAATAGAAGAAGAAATGCCTTCCCGAAAACTAGTAAACTATAAAGAATATGCCCATGAATTAGCCCTTTACTTGGAAGATAAGATTACGATTCAAGAGAAATGGATCGTACACCCCGGAATACGGGCTATATTATTTTATGTCGGAAGTACAAATTATTTTTCATTGGAACCTCGATTTTCCATACAGTATAATTGGACGGATCATTGGGAGACAAAAGCTTCTTACACGCTAATGTCCCAGTATATTCATCAGTTGGGAAGTAGTACAATGAATATGCCTACTGACCTGTGGGTTCCGGTTAGTGATAATGTAAAACCCATGAAATCACATCAATGTGTATTAGGTATTTATTATCATCCTTGCACGCAATGGCATTTTTCTCTTGAAGGATTTTATAAAACCCATAATCATCTGCTAAACGATTATAACGGGGTAGACGTAACCCTGGAGTATTCAGATTGGAAAGAAAACGTTCATTCAGGAAAAGGACATTCCTATGGGTTGGAATGGATGGGGCAAAAAACAGGAGGAAGAACAAATGGATGGATAAATTACACGCTATCCCGTGCTTATCGCTGGTTTCCGGATGGTTCAATCAATCAAGGCCGACGCTTTCCGGCAAAATATGATAGCCGTCACATGCTGAATCTGGTTTTACTGCATAAATTCAGTAACTTTTTTGATATAAGTGCTACATGGACATTCAATAACGGTTTCTATACAACGCAACCATTGGAAAGATATAATACGCCGACCCACCTACCGGGGGAGAAAGGAGAGGAAAAGAAGGATATCATATTTCATATTGAAAAACGTAACAACATGAAAACACCCGATTATCATCGTCTGGATTTAGGATTCAATTTCCATCGCCGTCGAAAACATGGAATTTCCACTTGGAGTATAAACCTGTACAATGCTTATTGTAGGCAGAATACAATAGAATTAAGTCCCGATTATGATTCCAAATATGGCAATCGGGAAGAGCGACAATATTTTAGTAATGATTGGCTTTTCCCGATCATTCCCTCTTTTTCTTACACGTTTACTTTTTAA
- a CDS encoding DUF4249 domain-containing protein translates to MRIVIFIWIGLFYCGCNNSEEYDFQGKVPESRLVLYAYAEADSLLYAEISKSRTYTDNTEMDSTWNARGQVYMNDQYAGELKLVGHNRYSSEVRPKAGDKITIKVACSGLEEAIGSTIVCNSFPEIKLDTFSKMNTLQLRIHLKDRGETENYYRLVIENERFHHGIRWENGHGKIDSSTTYSYDVDLSGDELLSHEMITTIFGKEINVNPYQVFTNESFRGKERIIHASVSHPHAYERETWVITGDGDTIRYVEKESHRLRVKVLRIDKPLFDYLYTLGIFENQSSMYKEPIQVYSNVEDGLGVVGSCFTREVIMDFPAKSEK, encoded by the coding sequence ATGAGAATAGTAATTTTTATATGGATTGGCTTGTTTTATTGCGGGTGTAATAATTCAGAAGAATATGATTTTCAGGGAAAGGTACCCGAAAGTCGCTTGGTACTTTATGCTTATGCGGAAGCGGATTCTTTGCTATATGCCGAAATTTCGAAATCAAGAACATACACGGACAATACGGAAATGGATTCAACATGGAATGCGAGGGGCCAGGTGTACATGAACGATCAGTATGCGGGAGAATTAAAACTCGTTGGTCATAACCGTTATTCGTCAGAAGTTCGCCCTAAAGCGGGAGATAAAATCACGATAAAAGTTGCTTGCTCGGGCTTGGAGGAAGCAATTGGTTCTACCATTGTATGCAATTCGTTTCCGGAAATCAAATTAGATACTTTTAGCAAAATGAATACGCTACAATTACGTATTCATTTAAAAGATAGGGGAGAAACGGAAAATTATTACAGGCTAGTGATTGAAAATGAAAGGTTTCATCATGGAATCCGTTGGGAAAATGGACATGGAAAAATAGATTCTTCCACGACTTATTCTTATGACGTGGATCTTTCCGGGGATGAGCTATTATCTCACGAAATGATTACGACTATTTTTGGAAAAGAGATAAATGTCAATCCGTATCAGGTATTCACAAATGAAAGTTTCCGGGGAAAGGAACGAATTATTCATGCAAGCGTAAGTCATCCCCATGCATACGAAAGGGAAACATGGGTGATCACGGGTGATGGAGACACGATCCGGTACGTGGAAAAGGAATCACATCGTTTACGGGTGAAAGTACTCCGAATAGACAAACCTTTATTTGATTACCTGTATACCTTGGGGATTTTTGAAAATCAATCATCCATGTACAAGGAACCCATTCAAGTGTATTCTAACGTGGAAGATGGACTCGGCGTGGTGGGAAGTTGTTTCACTCGTGAAGTAATCATGGATTTTCCTGCAAAATCTGAAAAATAA